A part of Desulfomicrobium baculatum DSM 4028 genomic DNA contains:
- a CDS encoding DUF3313 domain-containing protein, producing MNKIIVVALLLSLCACAGTGKNTSTDFNPADHFLGNDYKLLQAKPELNGGLGWRSPQFVAENYTALYIEPVTLWHGEDMAKESGLAMEDLELLATYFHDVLSKVPDGHKLALAAQPGPGVITVQAAVTEVEASSPVSNALTSVVPFGVLFSAGKQAATGQAVGVGKCAVEVKFVDSVTGEKLALFAETKVGKKYSTSGFTKTGQTEEAMEEWAALMKERISVLWGK from the coding sequence ATGAACAAGATTATCGTTGTCGCCCTGCTGTTGTCGCTGTGTGCCTGTGCCGGGACCGGCAAAAACACGTCGACCGATTTCAATCCCGCCGACCATTTTCTGGGCAACGACTATAAGCTGTTGCAGGCCAAACCCGAGCTGAATGGCGGCCTTGGATGGCGCAGTCCCCAGTTTGTCGCCGAAAATTATACGGCCCTCTACATCGAGCCTGTGACCCTGTGGCACGGCGAGGACATGGCCAAGGAATCCGGACTGGCCATGGAAGATCTGGAGCTGCTGGCCACGTATTTTCATGACGTGCTGAGCAAGGTTCCCGATGGCCACAAGCTCGCCCTGGCCGCCCAGCCGGGACCCGGCGTCATCACCGTGCAGGCGGCGGTGACCGAGGTCGAGGCCAGCAGCCCGGTTTCCAACGCGCTGACCTCGGTCGTTCCGTTCGGCGTCCTGTTCTCCGCCGGAAAACAGGCAGCCACCGGCCAGGCCGTTGGTGTCGGCAAGTGCGCAGTGGAAGTGAAGTTTGTCGATTCCGTGACCGGCGAGAAGCTTGCCCTCTTCGCCGAGACCAAGGTCGGAAAGAAGTACAGCACCTCCGGGTTCACCAAGACCGGTCAGACCGAGGAGGCCATGGAAGAATGGGCCGCCCTGATGAAGGAACGCATCAGCGTTCTGTGGGGGAAGTAA
- a CDS encoding twin-arginine translocation pathway signal protein encodes MNFISRCAVSFAIMSLFFVTLAAQPSSAKSAAEINQEVDVALNHLYATSPAAVELSKVAKAVLVFPGIVKGGFIVGGQYGEGALVQGGKKVGYYNTVAASYGLQAGLQKFGYALFFTDEASLKYLENSDGWELGVGPTIVIVDEGLARNLSTSTAKDGIYAFFFDQKGLMAGLGIQGTKVTRINP; translated from the coding sequence ATGAATTTTATTTCCCGTTGTGCTGTGAGTTTTGCGATCATGTCGCTTTTTTTCGTCACCCTTGCGGCGCAACCGTCCAGTGCCAAGAGCGCGGCTGAAATCAACCAGGAAGTCGATGTGGCGTTGAACCATCTTTACGCGACCTCGCCCGCCGCGGTTGAATTGTCCAAGGTCGCCAAAGCCGTCCTGGTCTTTCCGGGTATCGTCAAGGGCGGATTCATCGTGGGTGGTCAGTACGGTGAAGGCGCTCTGGTCCAGGGCGGCAAGAAAGTCGGGTACTACAACACCGTCGCCGCTTCCTACGGCTTGCAGGCAGGGTTGCAGAAGTTCGGGTATGCCCTGTTTTTCACCGACGAGGCTTCGCTCAAATATCTTGAGAACAGCGACGGCTGGGAACTGGGTGTCGGGCCGACCATCGTCATCGTCGACGAGGGGCTCGCGCGCAATCTGTCCACCTCCACGGCCAAGGACGGGATCTACGCCTTTTTCTTCGATCAGAAGGGGCTCATGGCCGGGCTCGGCATCCAGGGCACCAAGGTCACCAGAATCAATCCGTGA
- a CDS encoding antibiotic biosynthesis monooxygenase family protein: MIISLIKIYPATGHAADIIDVFQSVKVLLASVPDCLHATVSIEGDENGAIFYLEKWRSREALDDHLRSSTYMMVLEALEFSCKNPEVSFFDGVEVGGLDVVEIARSVTASFS; the protein is encoded by the coding sequence ATGATAATCTCTCTCATAAAAATATATCCGGCCACGGGGCATGCCGCGGATATTATCGATGTGTTTCAGTCTGTGAAGGTGCTGCTTGCATCCGTGCCCGACTGTCTGCACGCGACTGTTTCCATCGAGGGCGATGAGAACGGCGCCATTTTCTATCTGGAGAAATGGCGGTCACGCGAAGCACTCGACGACCATCTTCGCTCCAGTACCTATATGATGGTGCTGGAGGCTTTGGAATTTTCCTGCAAGAATCCAGAGGTGTCATTCTTCGACGGGGTGGAGGTTGGAGGTCTTGATGTTGTGGAAATTGCGCGATCCGTTACTGCTTCGTTTTCTTGA
- a CDS encoding sigma-54 interaction domain-containing protein: protein MDDIFNLQKLTSAISASMVMASSESLDGVINRALDSMLSFLEIARIGLLAVDESSPVINVDYASYAKDAPHVSKQINLAALFPWTYDLVIGRGQTMVMASLDDLPSEAEEDRRSHTMLGNKSALIIPLFIGSRVHHLLTLDARKTERDWPEEVVVQGRLLGEIFVSALQRREAESSLRRTKERLDIAALSAEIGLWELNLDTGSLWATPKAKEHFGFDPDTELTLSRLLDVIHPEDHGLISAKVEESRHTREELMVEYRVRAGDGSLRWMISRGRSLWENGHAGLLLGVTVDVTARKEMELQLQTHIREIESLKVKLERENQYLRLEVAAAEGQGEILGSSEAMRAIMSQVRMVAQTGSTVLLQGETGTGKNLVASTIHRLSGRGKKAMIRVNCAALPGPLVESELFGREKGAYTGALSRQAGRFELADGSTLFLDEIAEMSLETQAKLLRVIQDGEFERLGSSKTIKVNVRIIAASNRDLAKEVEAGRFRGDLFYRLNIFPIRVPPLRERPEDIPQLVMEFIREFGDRMGKRILRVAHKDMQLLTNYSWPGNIRELRNVIEHSLIITPCDTLVLQRLTASPEFHDADASLEEVERRHIQAVLKATGGRIKGFGGAAERLRINPSTLYSRMRKLGIGFKQP, encoded by the coding sequence ATGGACGATATCTTCAATCTGCAAAAACTGACATCCGCAATATCGGCCTCCATGGTCATGGCTTCATCGGAGAGCCTTGACGGCGTGATCAATCGTGCTCTTGATAGTATGCTCTCTTTCCTTGAGATCGCCCGCATTGGGTTGCTTGCGGTCGATGAAAGCAGCCCGGTGATTAATGTCGATTATGCGAGTTATGCCAAAGACGCTCCCCATGTTTCGAAACAGATCAACCTGGCGGCCTTGTTTCCATGGACCTACGATCTGGTCATCGGCAGAGGGCAAACCATGGTCATGGCCAGCCTGGACGACCTGCCGTCCGAAGCCGAGGAAGATCGGCGGTCGCACACGATGCTTGGCAACAAATCCGCCTTGATTATCCCTCTTTTCATCGGTTCCAGGGTGCATCACCTGCTGACTCTGGACGCCCGCAAGACAGAGCGCGACTGGCCCGAGGAGGTCGTCGTCCAGGGCCGGCTGCTGGGCGAAATTTTTGTCAGCGCCCTGCAACGCCGTGAGGCGGAATCCAGCCTGCGACGCACCAAAGAACGGCTCGATATTGCGGCGCTTTCGGCGGAGATCGGGTTGTGGGAACTCAATCTGGATACCGGCAGCTTGTGGGCCACACCCAAGGCCAAGGAGCATTTCGGGTTTGATCCGGACACGGAATTGACTTTGTCACGGTTGCTGGACGTGATCCATCCTGAAGACCATGGGCTGATCAGCGCCAAGGTGGAGGAGTCGCGCCATACCCGCGAGGAACTCATGGTGGAGTACCGTGTTCGGGCCGGGGACGGATCTTTGCGCTGGATGATCTCACGCGGTCGGAGCCTCTGGGAGAATGGGCATGCCGGCCTCCTGCTCGGGGTTACCGTAGATGTCACGGCGCGCAAGGAGATGGAACTGCAGCTTCAGACGCACATACGGGAGATCGAGAGCCTCAAAGTGAAGCTGGAAAGGGAGAACCAGTATTTGCGCCTGGAGGTGGCGGCGGCCGAGGGACAGGGGGAGATTCTGGGCTCCAGCGAAGCCATGCGAGCCATCATGTCGCAGGTCAGGATGGTTGCGCAGACCGGGAGTACGGTGCTTCTGCAGGGGGAAACCGGAACGGGGAAAAATCTGGTCGCAAGCACCATCCATCGTTTGAGCGGTCGCGGTAAAAAGGCCATGATCAGGGTCAACTGTGCCGCGCTGCCTGGTCCTCTGGTCGAGAGCGAACTGTTCGGTCGCGAGAAGGGCGCCTACACCGGGGCACTGAGCCGCCAGGCCGGGCGTTTCGAGCTGGCGGACGGCTCCACCCTTTTTCTCGACGAAATTGCCGAAATGTCTCTCGAAACCCAGGCCAAGCTGCTGCGCGTGATTCAGGACGGCGAGTTCGAACGCCTGGGCAGTTCCAAGACCATCAAGGTCAATGTGCGGATCATTGCGGCCAGCAACAGGGATCTGGCCAAGGAAGTCGAAGCGGGGCGCTTTCGTGGCGATCTCTTCTACCGGCTGAATATTTTCCCCATCCGAGTTCCCCCGCTGCGGGAACGTCCCGAGGATATTCCGCAACTGGTCATGGAGTTCATCAGGGAATTCGGCGATCGCATGGGCAAGCGGATTCTGCGCGTCGCCCACAAGGATATGCAGCTGCTGACAAACTACTCCTGGCCCGGCAACATCCGCGAGCTGCGCAACGTGATCGAGCATTCCCTCATCATCACCCCCTGCGACACCTTGGTATTGCAGCGTTTAACTGCCAGTCCGGAATTTCATGATGCGGACGCATCCCTTGAGGAGGTCGAACGCAGACACATCCAGGCCGTTCTCAAGGCGACAGGCGGCAGGATCAAGGGCTTTGGCGGGGCGGCGGAGCGTCTGAGGATCAACCCCTCAACGCTCTACTCCCGCATGCGCAAGCTCGGCATCGGCTTTAAACAACCTTGA
- a CDS encoding anaerobic sulfatase maturase, with protein sequence MHKSEVLSPVPQALTPGVHLMAKPAGPDCNLRCDYCFYLEKEVFFPGVKRPRMTDEVLEAYVRQSAAANLGTPGGLLFSWQGGEPTLMGLDFFRRAVELEQKYCQGQAFENTLQTNGTLLTDEWCEFLAQNKFLVGLSLDGPDFVHDRHRRDAAGRGTFERVLRSLKLLQKHGVDYNVMATVGRESARHPLEIYSFFKDQGVRHVQFSPIVEREPDESARALGLNLATPPLARHKSSSAVTPWSVEPESFGDFLVAIFDTWVRHDVGSMFVMNFEWALASALGEEGAVCTMARHCGNACIVEHNGDVYACDHFVYPEYRLGNILTGDVAAMVASKRQLEWGRRKESALPRQCLECPVGRVCRGGCQKHRFVETESKEAGLNYLCPGYSKYYNHIGKYMVGFRKLAELDFPPERIMGAIDAPLLLPASEKSGNQPVLLWIR encoded by the coding sequence ATGCATAAGTCAGAGGTGTTATCTCCTGTGCCGCAGGCCCTGACTCCGGGCGTGCACCTCATGGCCAAGCCTGCCGGGCCGGACTGCAACCTGCGCTGCGACTACTGCTTCTATCTGGAGAAAGAGGTGTTTTTCCCCGGCGTCAAGCGGCCGCGCATGACGGACGAGGTGCTTGAAGCCTACGTGCGTCAGAGCGCCGCGGCCAACCTGGGCACGCCGGGGGGCCTGCTTTTCAGCTGGCAGGGTGGGGAACCGACGCTCATGGGGCTGGATTTTTTCCGCCGGGCCGTGGAGCTTGAGCAGAAATACTGCCAGGGCCAGGCCTTCGAGAACACCCTGCAGACCAATGGGACGCTGCTGACCGACGAGTGGTGCGAGTTTTTGGCTCAAAACAAATTTCTGGTGGGACTCAGCCTTGACGGCCCGGACTTCGTGCACGACCGCCACCGGCGTGATGCGGCGGGGCGGGGCACCTTCGAGCGGGTTCTGCGGTCGCTGAAGCTCCTGCAGAAGCATGGCGTGGACTACAACGTCATGGCCACGGTCGGCCGTGAGAGCGCCCGGCATCCACTTGAGATCTATTCCTTCTTCAAGGACCAGGGCGTGCGCCACGTCCAGTTTTCGCCCATCGTGGAACGAGAACCGGATGAGAGTGCGCGGGCGCTGGGGCTGAACCTGGCCACGCCGCCCTTGGCGCGGCACAAAAGCAGTTCCGCCGTCACGCCTTGGAGCGTCGAGCCGGAGAGCTTCGGAGACTTCCTGGTCGCCATTTTCGACACCTGGGTCCGCCACGACGTGGGCTCCATGTTCGTCATGAATTTCGAATGGGCCCTAGCCAGCGCCCTGGGCGAGGAGGGCGCGGTCTGCACCATGGCCCGCCATTGCGGCAACGCCTGCATCGTCGAGCACAACGGGGACGTCTATGCCTGTGACCATTTCGTGTACCCGGAATACAGGCTGGGAAACATTCTGACGGGCGACGTCGCCGCCATGGTTGCGTCGAAGAGGCAGCTTGAATGGGGGCGGCGCAAGGAATCGGCGCTGCCCAGGCAGTGCCTGGAATGCCCGGTCGGCCGGGTTTGCCGGGGCGGATGCCAGAAGCACAGGTTCGTCGAAACCGAGTCGAAAGAGGCGGGTCTCAATTATCTCTGCCCTGGATATTCAAAGTATTATAATCACATAGGTAAGTACATGGTCGGATTCCGCAAGCTCGCGGAGCTGGATTTTCCGCCCGAGCGGATCATGGGGGCCATCGACGCGCCGCTTTTGCTCCCGGCCTCGGAGAAGTCCGGCAACCAGCCGGTGTTGTTGTGGATTCGCTGA
- a CDS encoding DUF1214 domain-containing protein: protein MKRYLITIAAAVMVLFVVIPSFASELVTVDNFVRAETDMTLDRYVKLGAFGKFIHIRQPTPIDKQDIVRMNRDTLYSVGVFDLTAPVSIIKPNSAGRFQSMMVINQDHSMLPIEHGASTFAFTQDQIGTRYVIVLFRTFVDANDPSDIKAANALQDKIAVRQENPGRFEIPEWDEATLKKVRDAIKVLAATRTDASGMFGDKAKLDPVSHLLGTAYGWGGNPEEAAMYDNVVPDKNDGKTPYAVTVKDVPVDGFWSITVYNKDGYMEKNDQNVYSYNNVTAQKNADGSITINFGVGSGAINNLPITPGWNYIVRMYQPKQELISGSWKFPKAQPVVQAVGMFSLSNW from the coding sequence ATGAAACGATACCTGATTACTATCGCAGCAGCTGTGATGGTCCTTTTTGTGGTCATTCCAAGTTTTGCCTCAGAACTGGTGACGGTGGACAATTTCGTCCGGGCGGAGACCGACATGACCCTCGACCGCTATGTGAAGCTGGGTGCTTTCGGGAAGTTCATACACATTCGCCAGCCCACGCCCATCGACAAGCAGGACATCGTCCGCATGAATCGCGACACGCTTTATTCGGTCGGAGTTTTTGACCTCACCGCGCCGGTGTCCATTATAAAGCCGAATTCAGCAGGACGCTTCCAGTCGATGATGGTCATCAACCAGGACCACTCGATGCTGCCGATCGAACATGGCGCATCGACGTTCGCATTCACACAGGATCAGATCGGGACGCGCTACGTGATTGTCCTCTTCCGCACATTCGTTGACGCGAATGATCCGTCGGACATCAAAGCAGCCAACGCCCTGCAGGACAAGATCGCAGTGCGGCAGGAGAACCCAGGAAGGTTCGAGATCCCGGAGTGGGACGAGGCGACACTGAAAAAGGTCCGCGACGCGATCAAGGTTCTTGCGGCGACCCGAACCGATGCCTCTGGCATGTTCGGTGACAAAGCAAAGCTCGACCCGGTCAGCCACCTGCTGGGCACGGCCTACGGCTGGGGCGGAAATCCCGAAGAAGCCGCCATGTACGACAACGTCGTACCGGACAAGAACGACGGCAAGACACCCTACGCTGTAACCGTGAAGGACGTGCCGGTGGACGGCTTCTGGTCCATCACTGTCTACAACAAGGACGGGTACATGGAGAAGAACGACCAGAACGTCTATTCCTACAACAATGTGACTGCTCAAAAAAACGCAGACGGGAGCATCACGATCAATTTCGGCGTCGGATCAGGCGCAATCAACAATCTCCCGATAACTCCAGGATGGAACTATATTGTGCGAATGTATCAGCCGAAGCAGGAGCTCATAAGCGGGTCGTGGAAATTTCCTAAGGCACAGCCTGTGGTGCAAGCCGTTGGGATGTTTTCATTGAGCAACTGGTGA
- a CDS encoding DUF1016 N-terminal domain-containing protein, whose translation MKPTDTRRKQDMAKPGDYPHLLSEIKERIRSAQYEALKAVNKELVGLYGDISRLIVERQADAEHGASIADQLSQDLRSEFPGISGFSRRNVFYMREFYLLYRDDERVQPLVAQIGWSHNLVILQRCKDHLEREFYIRMTRKFGWSKNVLLAQKGI comes from the coding sequence ATGAAACCGACTGACACCCGCCGCAAGCAGGATATGGCAAAACCGGGCGATTACCCGCATCTGCTTTCCGAGATCAAAGAGCGCATCCGCTCCGCTCAATACGAAGCCCTCAAGGCGGTCAACAAGGAGTTGGTCGGTCTGTACGGGGATATCAGCCGACTGATCGTGGAGCGGCAGGCGGACGCCGAACACGGCGCGTCCATAGCAGACCAGCTATCCCAGGATCTGCGATCCGAGTTCCCCGGCATCAGCGGGTTTTCCCGGCGCAACGTTTTTTACATGCGGGAATTTTACCTGCTCTACCGCGATGACGAACGAGTGCAACCACTGGTTGCACAAATCGGCTGGAGCCACAATCTGGTCATCCTTCAGCGCTGCAAGGATCATTTGGAGCGGGAGTTCTACATTCGCATGACCCGCAAGTTCGGCTGGTCCAAGAATGTGCTGTTGGCTCAAAAGGGAATATGA